AGAACAAACCCGGCTGGTGGGACCTTATGGTGGGCCCCGGCAAGGCAATGGACACCAACAAGTATTTTGTTCTGTGCTCCAATGTTATCGGCAGCTGTTATGGCTCCACAGGGCCGTCTTCTATTAACCAAAAAACCGGCAAACCTTACGGTTTGTCATTTCCCATAGTCACAATATCTGATATGGTAAAAGCGCAAAAGGCGCTTTTAGATTCTCTTGGTATCAGCCAGCTTGTCACGGTTATAGGCGGATCCATGGGCGGAATGCAGGCAATAGAATGGACGCTGCAGTTTCCGGATGTACCTAAAAGCGCGATAGTAATTGCTTCATGCGCGGCTTTATCCGACCAGGAAATCGCGTTTGATACAGTGGGCAGAAACGCCATAAAGTCCGACACGGAATGGCAGAACGGCGACTATTACGGCAGTGATAAAAAATTAAAAGGGCTTGCCATAGCAAGGATGATAGGCCACATTACATATTTAAGCGAAGAAGGAATGGCGGAAAAATTCAAGCGCCGGCTTCAGAGCGGGGAAAAGAACTTAAGTTATAAAATCAGGTACGAAAAAGAAGTGCCGTGTACCACGGGTTCCACCGTTTTTGACAAGGATTTTGAAAGGGAGTTTGCGGTAGAAAGCTACCTTGCGTATCAGGGAGAAAAATTTGTAAAAAGGTTTGACGCCAACAGCTACCTTTATATAACAAAAGCAATGGATTACTATGACGCCGCGGTTAAGTGGGGCGGCGGCTCATTAAAACAGGCGATGAAACGCACCAAAGCGGAATTTCTTCTTATCTCTTTTACTTCGGACATGCTTTTTTCCCCTGCCCAGTCAAAGGCAATAGTGGAAGCGCTAAGGGTGAACAATAAAGACGTGTCCTACATAGAAATTGACAGCAAGCACGGCCATGACGCTTTTCTTTTAGAAAAAAAGACGATGAATGAAAATAAAATTTTGTCACAGGCAATAAAGAATTTCTTATTACATTCAAGGACATAGCAGTGAATGAAAAAATAAGAGTGGAAGTAAAAACATATGATTCGGAAAGGCTGAAAAAACTTACAATGGACAGGCAGGCGTACGAAAACAGGATAAACGAGGAAATCTCCGCTGTCATAGAAGACAAGGCAAGGGTGCTTGACCTTGGGTGCGGCAATGGTGACCTTTTAAAGTTATTAATGGATAGAAAAGATATTTACGGGCTGGGTATTGATATCAGCACGGAAGCCGTATTGAACTGCGTGAAAAAAGGCGTGTCTGTAATTCAGGAAGATATAGACGAAGGGCTTTCACAGTATAAAGATAAATCATATGATTATGTAATAATGACAGAAACAATGCAGGCGGTACAGCGCCCTGACAGCGTTTTGCAGCACATTGTGCGTATAGGGTCAAAAGCAATTGTGTCTTTTCCCAATTTTGCCCACCATTCAATAAGATTCGGACTGTTTTTCAAGGGAGTCATGCCCAAGACGTCAAAGCTTCCGTATGAATGGTATAACACGCCCAACATCAGGCACCTTACAGTTAAAGACTTTAAGGAATTCTGCGCGAAGAACGGAATAAAAATATTAAAGGAAATTTATCTTGTTAAAAACGGAAAAAGAATGCGCAGAAAATCTTTTTTTGCCAATTTTTTCGCCGAAGACGCGCTGTTTATAATACAGAAAAAGCAGTACATCTGAATCTGAAATAAAAAATACGTTATTTCCTAAGAAATAATAAACAGTGTTTGCTGTAAAGCCCGTAAACATTGATTTTTTTGTTGACCTGCCTGTTATAGTGTGTTATAAAATAGTCAATTAAAATAAGGAGGGCAAGATGGGAAAAAAAGCAGCAGCA
This Candidatus Goldiibacteriota bacterium DNA region includes the following protein-coding sequences:
- a CDS encoding homoserine O-acetyltransferase, with the translated sequence MEKPPGNIQTVVKPQFFTFGAPPNELILESGQKLGPVTLSYEAYGELNKDKTNAILILHALSGDAHVAGYLEGQNKPGWWDLMVGPGKAMDTNKYFVLCSNVIGSCYGSTGPSSINQKTGKPYGLSFPIVTISDMVKAQKALLDSLGISQLVTVIGGSMGGMQAIEWTLQFPDVPKSAIVIASCAALSDQEIAFDTVGRNAIKSDTEWQNGDYYGSDKKLKGLAIARMIGHITYLSEEGMAEKFKRRLQSGEKNLSYKIRYEKEVPCTTGSTVFDKDFEREFAVESYLAYQGEKFVKRFDANSYLYITKAMDYYDAAVKWGGGSLKQAMKRTKAEFLLISFTSDMLFSPAQSKAIVEALRVNNKDVSYIEIDSKHGHDAFLLEKKTMNENKILSQAIKNFLLHSRT
- the metW gene encoding methionine biosynthesis protein MetW, whose translation is MNEKIRVEVKTYDSERLKKLTMDRQAYENRINEEISAVIEDKARVLDLGCGNGDLLKLLMDRKDIYGLGIDISTEAVLNCVKKGVSVIQEDIDEGLSQYKDKSYDYVIMTETMQAVQRPDSVLQHIVRIGSKAIVSFPNFAHHSIRFGLFFKGVMPKTSKLPYEWYNTPNIRHLTVKDFKEFCAKNGIKILKEIYLVKNGKRMRRKSFFANFFAEDALFIIQKKQYI